One window from the genome of Rhodopseudomonas sp. P2A-2r encodes:
- a CDS encoding Bug family tripartite tricarboxylate transporter substrate binding protein, protein MTFNIIRAATLAAFALSAGAAGAQTPAWPDKPITFIVPFAAGGGTDAFARPLAQQLDAQLGKRVLIENRAGAGGTVGASLAAKAAPDGYTFFMGAAHHAIAPALYPKLDYDIEKDFIPVALIARPPQVVVVNPDKVAATTLGEFIAYLKANPDKVNYGSAGAGTTHHLAGELFKSMTGTRLLHVPYRGAGPAMQDLIAGHVPVVFDGLGSSAPQIKSGQLRALAIAAPQRVAAFPDIPTAAEAGLPGYEVATWYGLFAPKGTPQDIVDRMAKELRTALQTTAIKEAWARNGSDVPDVSGAAFAKLASSEVARWGKVVTEAGVKLD, encoded by the coding sequence GTGACTTTCAACATCATTCGCGCTGCCACGCTCGCTGCGTTCGCCCTTTCGGCCGGGGCCGCAGGGGCGCAGACTCCGGCATGGCCCGACAAACCGATCACCTTCATCGTGCCGTTCGCCGCGGGCGGCGGCACCGACGCCTTCGCGCGGCCGCTGGCACAGCAGCTCGACGCCCAACTCGGCAAGCGCGTGCTGATCGAGAACCGCGCCGGCGCCGGCGGGACGGTGGGAGCCTCGCTGGCCGCCAAGGCTGCGCCGGACGGCTATACGTTCTTCATGGGCGCCGCTCATCACGCCATCGCGCCGGCGCTGTACCCCAAGCTCGACTACGACATCGAGAAGGACTTCATTCCGGTGGCGCTGATCGCGCGGCCGCCGCAGGTGGTGGTGGTCAATCCCGACAAGGTGGCCGCCACGACGCTCGGCGAGTTCATCGCCTATCTCAAGGCCAATCCCGACAAGGTCAATTACGGCTCCGCCGGCGCCGGCACCACCCATCATCTGGCCGGCGAGCTGTTCAAATCCATGACGGGCACCAGGTTGCTGCATGTGCCGTATCGTGGCGCCGGGCCGGCGATGCAGGATCTGATCGCAGGCCACGTCCCGGTCGTGTTCGACGGGCTCGGTTCGTCGGCGCCGCAGATCAAGAGCGGCCAATTGCGCGCGCTGGCGATCGCCGCGCCGCAGCGGGTGGCGGCATTCCCCGATATTCCCACCGCCGCCGAAGCCGGCCTGCCGGGCTACGAAGTGGCGACCTGGTACGGCTTGTTTGCGCCGAAGGGCACGCCGCAAGACATTGTTGACCGGATGGCGAAGGAATTGCGCACCGCGTTGCAGACGACTGCGATCAAGGAAGCCTGGGCGCGCAACGGCTCCGACGTGCCCGACGTGTCCGGCGCAGCCTTCGCCAAACTGGCGTCGAGCGAAGTCGCGCGCTGGGGCAAGGTGGTGACCGAAGCCGGCGTCAAACTCGACTGA
- a CDS encoding DUF72 domain-containing protein has product MASKTGEIHIGIGGWTFAPWRGVFYPEKLTQAKELSYAASKLTSIEINGTFYGSQKPESFRKWAREVPDGFVFSLKGPRFATNRRVLAEAGDSVKRFYDSGVLELGDRLGPVLWQFAPTKKFDEADFGAFLELLPRERDGHKLRHVVEVRHDSFCVPGFIALLRQFNTPVVFSEHATYPAISDITGDFVYARLQKGKETVTTGYPPKALDAWAERLQDWAKGGEPTDLPKVDDAKPKKQPRDVFAYVIHEAKVRAPAAAMALIERVK; this is encoded by the coding sequence ATGGCCAGCAAAACCGGCGAGATCCACATCGGTATCGGCGGCTGGACCTTCGCACCGTGGCGCGGGGTGTTCTACCCGGAGAAGCTGACCCAGGCGAAGGAACTCAGCTATGCCGCCAGCAAGCTGACCTCGATCGAGATTAACGGCACCTTCTACGGCTCGCAAAAGCCGGAGAGTTTTCGCAAATGGGCGCGCGAGGTGCCTGACGGCTTCGTGTTCTCGCTGAAGGGTCCACGCTTCGCCACCAACCGCCGCGTGCTCGCGGAAGCCGGCGACAGCGTCAAGCGCTTCTACGATTCCGGCGTGCTCGAACTCGGCGATCGCCTCGGGCCGGTGCTGTGGCAGTTCGCGCCGACCAAGAAGTTCGACGAAGCCGATTTTGGCGCCTTCCTCGAATTGCTGCCGCGCGAGCGCGATGGCCACAAGCTGCGCCATGTGGTCGAGGTCCGCCACGACAGTTTTTGCGTGCCCGGCTTCATCGCCCTGCTGCGCCAGTTCAACACGCCCGTGGTTTTCTCGGAGCATGCCACCTACCCGGCCATCTCAGACATCACCGGCGACTTCGTCTATGCCCGGCTGCAGAAGGGCAAGGAGACCGTCACGACCGGCTATCCGCCCAAGGCGCTGGATGCCTGGGCGGAGCGGCTGCAGGATTGGGCGAAGGGCGGCGAGCCGACTGACCTGCCGAAGGTCGATGACGCCAAGCCGAAGAAGCAACCGCGCGACGTGTTCGCCTATGTGATCCACGAGGCCAAGGTGCGTGCACCGGCCGCGGCGATGGCCCTGATCGAACGGGTCAAGTAG
- a CDS encoding DUF488 family protein, whose product MARSRKLCTIGYEQTPATAVLDALQEAGVKLLVDVRAVAASRRPGFSKKQLAAGLDERGIGYVHLRGLGTPKDGREAARSGKFAEMQRIYRVHLKTPQAREELDELASLVMKAGPVCLLCYERDHTHCHRQMIAEIIVEREGARIENLLPPQL is encoded by the coding sequence ATGGCCAGGTCCAGGAAGCTCTGCACGATCGGTTACGAACAGACCCCGGCCACCGCTGTGCTCGACGCCTTGCAGGAAGCCGGCGTCAAACTGCTGGTCGATGTCCGCGCGGTCGCGGCCTCGCGGCGCCCCGGCTTTTCCAAGAAGCAGCTCGCCGCCGGGCTCGACGAGCGCGGTATCGGCTACGTCCACCTGCGCGGTCTGGGCACCCCGAAGGACGGGCGCGAGGCCGCACGCAGCGGCAAGTTCGCCGAAATGCAACGGATCTACCGGGTGCATCTGAAGACGCCGCAGGCCAGGGAAGAACTCGACGAACTTGCGTCGCTGGTGATGAAGGCCGGCCCGGTCTGCCTGCTGTGCTACGAGCGCGACCACACCCACTGCCACCGGCAGATGATCGCCGAGATCATCGTGGAACGCGAGGGCGCGCGGATCGAGAACCTGCTGCCGCCCCAGCTCTGA
- a CDS encoding ABC transporter permease translates to MSAAEAPDREVKERPFGFWRRSYAMMVKEFIQLRRDRVSFAMIVMIPVMQLLLFGYAINTTPRHLPTAVLLQEDSDLGRSILKAMENTSYFQFTLEVHTVAEFDALLLSGKVLFGVEIPRGFERAVRRGDRPALLVAADATDPVAAGSALGALGQLMQTALQHDLFVGDPATLPFEIRAHARYNPAASSRLNIVPGLVGTILTMTMLIFTALSVTREIERGTMENLLAMPITPVEVMLGKIVPYVLVGFIQATLIIGIGVLLFGVPIQGSLLLLALLSTLFITTNLSIGYTFSTIVQNQLQAMQLSMMFFLPSILLSGFMFPFAGMPQWAQYLGEGLPLTHFVRIVRAVMLKGATIENLRYDALALVALMLLAMTIAVTRFRRTLD, encoded by the coding sequence GTGAGCGCCGCAGAGGCACCGGATCGCGAGGTCAAGGAGCGGCCGTTCGGCTTCTGGCGGCGCAGCTACGCGATGATGGTGAAAGAGTTCATTCAGCTGCGCCGCGACCGGGTGTCGTTCGCCATGATCGTGATGATCCCGGTGATGCAATTGCTGTTGTTCGGCTACGCCATCAACACCACGCCGCGGCATCTGCCGACCGCGGTGCTGCTGCAGGAGGACTCTGATCTCGGCCGCTCGATCCTCAAGGCGATGGAAAACACCTCGTATTTCCAGTTCACCCTCGAGGTCCACACGGTCGCCGAGTTTGATGCCCTTCTGTTGTCGGGCAAGGTGCTGTTCGGCGTCGAGATCCCGCGCGGCTTCGAGCGCGCGGTGCGGCGCGGCGATCGTCCGGCGCTGTTGGTGGCGGCAGACGCTACCGATCCGGTGGCCGCCGGTTCTGCACTGGGTGCGCTCGGGCAACTGATGCAGACGGCCCTGCAGCACGACCTGTTCGTCGGCGATCCTGCCACGCTGCCGTTCGAGATCCGCGCCCATGCGCGCTATAATCCGGCGGCGTCGTCGCGGCTCAATATCGTGCCCGGCCTGGTCGGCACCATCCTGACCATGACCATGCTGATCTTCACCGCGCTGTCGGTGACCCGCGAGATTGAGCGCGGCACCATGGAGAACCTGTTGGCGATGCCGATCACGCCCGTCGAGGTCATGCTCGGCAAGATCGTGCCCTACGTGCTGGTCGGCTTCATCCAGGCCACATTGATCATCGGCATCGGTGTGCTGCTGTTCGGTGTGCCCATACAGGGCAGCCTGCTGCTGCTGGCGCTGCTCAGCACGCTGTTCATCACCACGAATCTGTCGATCGGCTACACCTTCTCCACCATTGTGCAGAACCAGCTGCAGGCGATGCAGCTGTCGATGATGTTTTTCCTGCCCAGCATCCTGTTGTCGGGCTTCATGTTCCCGTTTGCCGGCATGCCCCAGTGGGCGCAATATCTTGGCGAAGGCCTGCCGCTGACGCATTTCGTGCGGATCGTCCGCGCCGTCATGCTGAAGGGCGCGACCATCGAAAACCTGCGCTATGATGCGCTGGCGCTTGTCGCGCTGATGCTGCTGGCGATGACCATCGCGGTGACCCGCTTCCGTCGCACGCTGGATTAG
- a CDS encoding ABC transporter ATP-binding protein: protein MTEAFVAVSDIAIEVKGLTKSFNGREVVHDLSMQVKRGTIYGFLGPNGSGKTTTIRMLCGLLTPDSGEGTCLGFDIRRDADKIKRRVGYMTQRFSLYQDLSVRENLEFVARLYGVRDPRKAARDMIERLGLNGREEQLAGELSGGWKQRLALGACTLPNPQLLLLDEPTAGVDPKARRDFWNEIHALAGQGLTVLVSTHYMDEAERCHEIAYIAYGHLLAHGTVEQVIATSQLATWTVTGAHLNELAADLTGKPGVDMVAPFGTSLHVSGRDHAALEAIVAAHRDRPEQHWQRGAPSLEDVFIDLMTRAKDNFQ, encoded by the coding sequence ATGACCGAGGCATTCGTCGCCGTGTCCGACATCGCCATCGAGGTGAAGGGCCTGACAAAATCGTTCAACGGCCGCGAGGTGGTGCATGACTTGAGCATGCAGGTGAAGCGCGGCACCATCTACGGCTTTCTCGGCCCCAACGGTTCCGGCAAGACCACCACCATCCGCATGTTGTGCGGGCTGCTGACGCCGGACAGCGGCGAGGGTACCTGCCTCGGCTTCGATATCCGGCGCGACGCCGACAAGATCAAACGCCGGGTCGGCTACATGACGCAGCGCTTCAGCCTGTATCAGGACCTGTCGGTGCGCGAGAACCTGGAATTCGTAGCAAGGCTCTACGGCGTGCGCGATCCGCGCAAGGCGGCGCGTGACATGATCGAACGGCTCGGCCTCAATGGCCGCGAGGAGCAACTGGCCGGCGAACTGTCCGGCGGCTGGAAGCAGCGGCTCGCACTCGGCGCCTGCACGCTGCCCAATCCGCAACTTCTGCTGCTCGATGAGCCCACCGCCGGCGTCGATCCCAAGGCGAGGCGCGATTTCTGGAACGAGATTCATGCGCTCGCGGGGCAGGGGCTGACCGTGCTGGTCTCGACCCACTACATGGACGAGGCCGAGCGCTGCCACGAGATCGCTTACATCGCTTACGGCCATCTGCTGGCGCATGGCACCGTGGAGCAAGTCATCGCGACGTCGCAACTTGCGACCTGGACCGTAACCGGTGCCCACCTGAACGAACTCGCTGCCGATCTCACCGGCAAGCCCGGCGTCGACATGGTGGCGCCGTTTGGCACTAGCCTGCATGTCTCCGGTCGCGATCACGCCGCGCTCGAGGCCATCGTGGCTGCCCATCGCGACCGGCCCGAGCAGCACTGGCAGCGCGGCGCGCCATCGCTGGAGGATGTGTTCATCGACCTGATGACCCGCGCCAAGGACAATTTCCAGTGA
- a CDS encoding glycosyltransferase family 39 protein produces the protein MTAGIVAGLVLLRLIAAAWTPLTFDEAYYWMWSKHLAGGYYDHPPMVAVVIRLGTMIGGDTQLGVRLVSVLLGLPMSWAVYRTAMLLFGGHRVASTATLLLNATMMAAAGTMIVTPDAPVLVASSFVLFTLAKVLDTGRGAWWLAVGAAVGAALLSKYTALFFGPAILIWLLLVPELRRWLWSPWPYLGGLVALAVFSPVILWNADHHWVSFIKQLGRARMEHFNPAFIAELIPTQIVFATPLVFILGVMGLYALLRRDDGPRAARTLINAIFWIITLYFAWHALHSRVEANWFAPVYPALAIAAAVAAHVSRWQPREQRTVNFCLRWAGPTGMMMFLALVLQANTGALSAYRRDATVRSIGVGFAQLATEIEAVRLRVGASCVLADDYGTTSWLVFYLPKGTCVTQRGQRIRWVNMPEPDPVALAGKLLFVGNPNAAELPELKASFGRIEKVAELSRKRGPLVIEPVELDLLEEPKGDVLDRSPPPELAEP, from the coding sequence ATGACCGCCGGGATCGTGGCGGGGCTGGTGCTGCTGCGGCTGATCGCGGCGGCATGGACGCCGCTGACCTTCGACGAAGCCTATTACTGGATGTGGTCGAAGCATCTGGCCGGCGGCTACTACGATCATCCGCCGATGGTCGCGGTGGTGATCCGGCTCGGCACCATGATCGGCGGCGATACCCAGCTCGGCGTGCGACTGGTGTCGGTGCTGCTGGGTCTGCCGATGAGCTGGGCGGTCTATCGCACGGCGATGCTGCTGTTCGGCGGCCATCGTGTCGCATCCACCGCCACGCTGCTGCTCAACGCCACCATGATGGCGGCGGCCGGCACGATGATCGTCACCCCGGATGCACCCGTGCTGGTGGCGTCCAGCTTCGTGCTGTTCACCCTCGCCAAGGTGCTGGATACCGGGCGCGGCGCGTGGTGGCTGGCGGTCGGCGCCGCGGTGGGCGCGGCGCTGCTGTCGAAGTATACCGCGCTGTTTTTCGGTCCGGCGATCCTGATCTGGCTGCTGCTGGTGCCGGAGCTGCGGCGCTGGCTGTGGTCGCCGTGGCCCTATCTCGGCGGTCTCGTCGCGCTGGCGGTGTTTTCCCCGGTCATCCTGTGGAATGCCGATCACCACTGGGTCTCCTTCATCAAGCAGCTCGGGCGCGCCCGCATGGAGCATTTCAACCCGGCCTTCATCGCCGAGCTGATCCCGACCCAGATCGTCTTTGCGACCCCGCTGGTGTTCATCCTCGGCGTCATGGGGCTGTATGCGCTGCTGCGGCGCGACGATGGCCCACGGGCAGCGCGGACCCTGATCAACGCGATCTTCTGGATCATCACGCTGTATTTCGCCTGGCATGCGCTGCACAGCCGCGTCGAGGCCAACTGGTTCGCGCCGGTCTATCCGGCGCTGGCGATCGCCGCGGCGGTGGCCGCGCATGTTTCGCGCTGGCAGCCGCGTGAGCAGCGGACGGTGAATTTCTGCCTGCGCTGGGCGGGGCCGACCGGCATGATGATGTTCCTGGCGCTGGTGCTGCAGGCCAATACCGGGGCTCTGTCGGCCTATCGCCGCGACGCCACGGTGCGCAGCATCGGCGTTGGCTTTGCCCAGCTCGCGACAGAGATCGAGGCCGTTCGCCTGCGTGTCGGGGCCAGCTGCGTGCTGGCCGACGATTACGGCACGACGAGCTGGCTTGTCTTCTATTTGCCGAAAGGGACCTGCGTCACGCAACGCGGCCAGCGTATCCGCTGGGTCAACATGCCGGAGCCCGATCCGGTGGCGCTTGCCGGCAAGTTGCTGTTTGTCGGCAACCCCAACGCGGCCGAGCTGCCGGAACTGAAAGCGAGTTTCGGGCGAATCGAGAAAGTCGCCGAGTTGAGCCGCAAGCGCGGGCCGCTGGTGATCGAGCCGGTCGAACTGGACCTGCTGGAAGAGCCAAAGGGCGACGTGCTCGACCGTTCGCCGCCGCCGGAACTGGCTGAACCATAG
- a CDS encoding helix-turn-helix transcriptional regulator, giving the protein MADAMQNTNFEASELIGTDKVSERVTADIAVGAVGLRAARIASVMAQIHDGFAHQQFSTRVVAERLGLSVRYVQDLLQSSGLSITDRIMQLRLEKARTMLLDDRNCMLKISDVALSCGFNELSYFHRSFRRRFGSSPAKFRTNSLNS; this is encoded by the coding sequence TTGGCGGACGCAATGCAAAACACAAATTTCGAAGCCAGTGAACTGATCGGGACGGACAAGGTCAGCGAGCGCGTGACGGCGGACATTGCCGTGGGCGCGGTTGGGTTGCGCGCGGCACGAATTGCCAGCGTAATGGCGCAAATCCATGACGGCTTTGCCCATCAGCAGTTCTCCACCCGGGTGGTGGCGGAAAGGCTCGGCCTGTCGGTGCGTTACGTTCAGGATCTGCTGCAGTCCTCAGGACTGAGCATCACCGATCGCATCATGCAACTGCGGCTGGAGAAGGCGCGGACGATGTTGCTCGACGACCGCAACTGCATGCTGAAGATCAGCGACGTCGCCCTGAGCTGCGGCTTCAACGAGTTGTCGTATTTCCACCGCAGCTTCCGCCGCCGCTTCGGTTCATCTCCGGCCAAGTTCCGCACCAACTCATTGAACAGCTGA
- a CDS encoding DUF2778 domain-containing protein: protein MKTRNRVSKASTAHRRRSSRNTAPQNLLGGVAVGLVALGCAWTLYANLFAAGVDAVSGSVRVKTATATTTSAADGEQSSFAERFGQTSFADRFAPMAKAAAQAAADIAPTSVTLGRQVAWLDPTFSMGAPPERFRRPPVPAAVEAAAIAQAEIPKPLDAVKPPTVRQLVASIPVPAAKPSELRLPPNQSISAHELMVQRAKATVLAAANNKPSMFEKLFGREQPAAGTQLAFAGSDGGIGSDGRDLIKAQAYDRTTAVYDISAKKVYMPNGTTLEAHSGLGSRLDNPAYAHERMRGVTPPHVYDLKPREALFHGVAALRLTPVGGEGAIYGRNGLLAHTYMLGPNGDSNGCVSFRDYNKFLQAYRNGDVRRLVVVARLN from the coding sequence ATGAAGACCCGTAATCGCGTATCCAAGGCTTCTACGGCTCATCGCCGACGTTCATCCCGCAATACCGCCCCGCAGAACCTGCTCGGCGGCGTCGCCGTTGGACTGGTGGCGCTGGGCTGCGCCTGGACGTTGTATGCCAACCTGTTCGCGGCCGGGGTCGATGCCGTCTCCGGCAGCGTCAGGGTCAAAACCGCAACCGCGACAACAACATCGGCCGCCGACGGCGAGCAGTCGTCCTTTGCCGAACGCTTCGGTCAGACCTCATTCGCCGATCGCTTTGCCCCGATGGCCAAGGCGGCGGCACAGGCAGCGGCGGATATCGCGCCGACCTCGGTGACGCTGGGTCGCCAGGTCGCCTGGCTCGACCCGACCTTCTCGATGGGCGCGCCGCCGGAGCGTTTCCGCCGTCCGCCGGTTCCGGCCGCAGTGGAGGCCGCTGCGATTGCCCAGGCCGAAATTCCGAAGCCGCTGGACGCCGTGAAGCCGCCGACCGTGCGTCAGCTGGTGGCGAGCATTCCGGTGCCGGCCGCCAAGCCCTCCGAGCTGCGCTTGCCGCCCAATCAGAGCATCTCCGCCCATGAGCTGATGGTCCAGCGCGCCAAGGCCACGGTGCTTGCCGCCGCCAACAACAAGCCGTCGATGTTCGAGAAGCTGTTCGGCAGGGAGCAGCCCGCTGCGGGCACCCAGCTCGCCTTCGCCGGCTCCGATGGCGGCATCGGCAGCGACGGTCGCGATCTCATCAAGGCGCAGGCCTATGACCGCACCACGGCGGTCTATGATATCTCGGCCAAGAAAGTCTACATGCCGAACGGCACCACCCTGGAAGCGCATTCCGGTCTCGGCAGCCGGCTCGACAATCCCGCTTACGCCCATGAGCGGATGCGCGGCGTCACCCCGCCGCATGTCTACGACCTCAAGCCGCGCGAGGCGCTGTTCCACGGTGTCGCGGCGCTGCGGCTGACACCGGTCGGCGGCGAGGGCGCCATCTATGGCCGCAACGGCCTGCTGGCGCACACTTACATGCTGGGCCCCAACGGCGATTCCAACGGTTGCGTGTCATTCCGGGACTACAACAAGTTCCTGCAGGCCTACCGCAACGGCGACGTCCGGCGGCTGGTGGTGGTCGCCAGGCTCAACTGA
- a CDS encoding DUF899 family protein has protein sequence MSNRTLKPATELAKASPFRYPNESEEYRRARIALLAEEIELRRHIERVAEQRRALPDGGEVTRAYRFVGENGPVDFRGLFGGKDTLVVYSYMFGPQRDKPCPMCTSLLSAWDGEVPDIQQRVALAVVARSPIKRLLAFKKQRGWHHLPLYSDPTEEFSRDYHGLTGDGGDDAAFNVFTRRAGIIRHFWSGEMDRASADPGQDPRGAPDLMPLWTILDVTPEGRGTDWYPKLTY, from the coding sequence ATGAGCAACCGGACATTGAAGCCGGCCACGGAACTGGCGAAGGCCAGCCCGTTTCGCTATCCGAACGAGAGTGAGGAATATCGCCGCGCACGTATCGCGCTGCTGGCGGAAGAAATCGAGCTGCGCCGCCATATCGAGCGCGTGGCCGAGCAGCGTCGCGCACTGCCCGATGGCGGCGAGGTGACCAGGGCCTATCGGTTCGTCGGAGAAAACGGACCGGTGGATTTCCGCGGCCTGTTCGGCGGCAAGGATACGCTGGTCGTGTACAGCTATATGTTTGGGCCGCAGCGCGACAAGCCGTGCCCGATGTGCACCTCGTTGCTGTCGGCATGGGATGGCGAGGTGCCGGACATCCAGCAGCGCGTCGCGCTGGCGGTGGTGGCGCGGTCGCCGATCAAGCGGTTGCTGGCGTTCAAGAAGCAGCGCGGCTGGCACCATTTGCCGCTTTACTCCGATCCGACCGAGGAATTCAGCCGCGATTACCATGGGCTGACCGGGGATGGCGGCGACGATGCGGCATTCAACGTGTTCACACGCAGGGCCGGCATCATCCGCCATTTCTGGAGCGGCGAAATGGACCGCGCCAGCGCCGACCCCGGCCAGGACCCGCGCGGGGCGCCGGATCTGATGCCGCTATGGACCATCCTCGATGTCACGCCGGAGGGACGTGGCACCGACTGGTATCCCAAGCTGACCTATTGA
- the phhA gene encoding phenylalanine 4-monooxygenase — translation MSALSGDPYGHSAEKSRYLSAPRRPDFTLDQDWGSYSAAEHDRWDRLFARAREVLKGRACDPFLTALNTLQLSETGIPELEKLSARLKLITGWQIVPVAELVPDDIFFDHLSHRRFPAGAFIRPEHEMDYLQEPDIFHDVFGHVPLLADPVYADFMQAYGEGGRRALDLGRLKNLARLHWYTVEFGLLKGANGLRIFGAGILSSATESVFALEDPSPNRIGFDLERVMRTNYVIDDFQQTYFVIDSFEKLLEDSYRDFGPLYARLGDASDIAAHDITETDRVINRGTRAYFNNKPKAASAVQ, via the coding sequence ATGTCCGCGCTGTCAGGCGATCCCTATGGTCATTCGGCAGAAAAGAGCCGCTATCTCTCGGCACCGCGACGGCCGGATTTTACCCTCGATCAGGACTGGGGCAGCTATTCCGCCGCGGAACACGATCGCTGGGACCGGTTGTTCGCCCGCGCCCGGGAGGTTCTGAAAGGCCGTGCCTGCGATCCGTTCCTGACCGCGCTGAACACGCTGCAACTGTCCGAGACCGGCATTCCCGAGCTGGAAAAGCTCAGCGCCCGGCTGAAGCTAATCACTGGCTGGCAGATCGTCCCCGTCGCGGAACTGGTGCCCGACGACATCTTCTTCGATCACCTGTCCCATCGCCGCTTTCCCGCTGGCGCCTTCATCCGGCCGGAACACGAGATGGACTACCTGCAGGAGCCGGACATCTTCCACGACGTCTTCGGCCACGTGCCGCTGCTCGCCGACCCCGTCTATGCGGATTTCATGCAGGCCTATGGCGAAGGCGGTCGTCGTGCGCTCGACCTCGGCCGGTTGAAAAACCTGGCGCGGCTGCACTGGTACACGGTGGAATTCGGCTTGCTGAAAGGCGCCAATGGCTTGCGGATCTTCGGCGCCGGCATCCTGTCATCGGCCACCGAATCTGTGTTCGCGCTGGAAGATCCCTCCCCCAACCGGATCGGCTTCGACCTCGAGCGGGTGATGCGGACCAACTACGTCATCGACGATTTCCAGCAGACCTACTTCGTCATCGACAGCTTCGAGAAGCTGCTGGAGGACAGCTATCGCGATTTCGGCCCGCTCTATGCACGGCTCGGCGATGCTTCCGACATCGCCGCCCATGACATCACCGAGACCGACCGCGTCATCAATCGGGGCACCCGGGCCTATTTCAACAACAAGCCCAAGGCAGCATCAGCTGTTCAATGA
- a CDS encoding glycosyltransferase family 2 protein — MNQVIRSGPELASQAGVPLQLSVIVPTFNERGNVATLVARLDAALAGVAWEVIFVDDNSPDGTADAVRALAQTDRRVRCIRRVGRRGLSGACIEGMLASSAPCAAVIDGDLQHDETQLPKMLGLIETGAAELVIGSRYIDGGSADSFNSQRLGASKFATAVAQRVLRVKIADPMSGFFMIRRDRFEKLAPQLSIQGFKILLDVVATAHGDLRIVEVPYKFGSRLHGESKLDSMVALDFLGLVLAKLTNDVVSLRFLLFALVGSIGLFVHFSALFVALEVFNLPFAEAQACGALMAMTSNFLLNNFLTYRDQRLRGFGILRGLLLFYLVCSVGLLANVGVAFSVYDQEPIWWLAGAAGALMGVVWNYAMSGLFVWRKR; from the coding sequence ATGAATCAAGTCATCAGATCCGGGCCCGAACTGGCGTCGCAGGCAGGCGTTCCGCTGCAGCTGTCGGTCATCGTCCCGACCTTCAACGAGCGCGGTAATGTGGCGACCCTGGTGGCGCGGCTTGATGCCGCGCTGGCCGGCGTGGCGTGGGAAGTCATCTTCGTCGATGACAATTCGCCGGACGGAACCGCGGATGCGGTCCGTGCCCTGGCGCAGACCGACCGTCGCGTTCGCTGCATCAGGCGGGTCGGGCGGCGTGGCCTGTCCGGTGCCTGCATCGAGGGTATGCTCGCCTCCAGCGCGCCCTGCGCCGCGGTGATTGACGGCGACCTGCAGCACGACGAGACCCAACTGCCGAAGATGCTCGGCCTGATCGAGACCGGCGCTGCCGAACTGGTGATCGGCAGCCGTTATATCGACGGCGGCAGCGCCGACAGTTTCAACAGCCAGCGGCTTGGCGCCAGCAAGTTCGCCACCGCGGTCGCGCAGCGGGTGCTGCGCGTCAAGATCGCCGACCCGATGAGTGGCTTCTTCATGATCCGCCGCGATCGCTTCGAGAAGCTGGCGCCGCAACTGTCGATCCAGGGCTTCAAGATCCTGCTCGACGTGGTCGCCACGGCGCACGGTGATCTGCGCATTGTCGAGGTGCCCTATAAATTCGGATCGCGGCTGCACGGCGAGAGCAAGCTCGATTCCATGGTGGCGCTCGATTTCCTCGGTCTGGTGTTGGCCAAGCTGACCAATGACGTGGTCTCCTTGCGCTTCCTGCTGTTCGCACTGGTCGGCTCGATCGGCCTGTTCGTGCATTTTTCGGCGCTGTTCGTGGCGCTCGAGGTCTTCAATCTGCCGTTCGCCGAGGCGCAGGCCTGCGGCGCGTTGATGGCGATGACCAGCAACTTCCTGCTCAACAATTTCCTCACCTATCGCGACCAGCGGCTCAGGGGCTTCGGCATCCTGCGCGGCCTGCTGCTGTTCTATCTGGTCTGCAGCGTGGGCCTGCTTGCCAATGTCGGCGTGGCATTCTCGGTCTACGATCAGGAGCCGATCTGGTGGCTGGCCGGCGCCGCCGGCGCCCTGATGGGCGTGGTCTGGAACTACGCGATGTCCGGCCTGTTCGTTTGGCGCAAGCGGTGA